A single region of the Mus caroli chromosome 16, CAROLI_EIJ_v1.1, whole genome shotgun sequence genome encodes:
- the Stx19 gene encoding syntaxin-19 — protein MKDRLQELKQKTKEIELSRDSQVFVEEEQGVLVQQAVIYEREPVAERHLHEIQKLQENINSFVDDVQRFGQQQKSLVASMRRFSLLKRDSTIAKEIKIQAEHINRALGDVVKEVKRSEVENGPSSVITRILKSQYAAMFHRFQQTMFLYNDTIALKQDKCKTFIVRQLEVAGKEVSEEEVNDMLHHGKWEVFNESLLTETSITKAQLSEIEQRHKELVNLENQVKDLRDLFIQISLLVEEQGESINSIEVMVNSTKDYVNNTKEKFGLAVKYKKRNPCRALCCCCCPCCGSK, from the coding sequence ATGAAAGACCGACTTCaagaattaaaacagaaaaccaaggaAATAGAACTCTCTCGGGACAGTCAGGTGTTTGTGGAAGAAGAACAAGGGGTGCTCGTCCAGCAAGCTGTCATTTATGAAAGAGAGCCTGTAGCTGAGAGGCACCTACATGAGATCCAAAAACTACAGGAGAATATTAACAGTTTTGTGGATGATGTTCAACGATTTggacagcaacagaaaagtctAGTGGCTTCCATGAGAAGGTTTAGTCTACTTAAAAGAGACTCTACCATTGCAAAGGAGATAAAAATCCAAGCAGAACACATAAACAGGGCATTGGGTGACGTAGTCAAAGAAGTGAAAAGGTCAGAGGTTGAAAATGGTCCGTCATCAGTGATCACAAGGATACTGAAGTCTCAgtatgctgccatgttccacCGCTTCCAGCAAACCATGTTTCTATACAATGACACAATAGCTTTAAAGCAAGACAAATGCAAAACGTTTATTGTCCGTCAGCTTGAAGTGGCCGGAAAAGAAGTTTCTGAAGAAGAAGTGAATGACATGCTTCACCATGGAAAATGGGAAGTTTTCAATGAAAGCTTACTTACAGAGACCAGTATCACTAAAGCAcagctctcagagattgaacagAGACACAAGGAACTTGTGAATTTGGAGAACCAAGTGAAGGACCTCCGGGACCTTTTCATTCAGATATCTCTTCTGGTAGAGGAACAGGGAGAGAGCATCAACAGCATTGAGGTGATGGTGAATAGCACAAAAGATTATGTTAACAACACCAAAGAGAAATTTGGACTGGctgtaaaatacaaaaaaagaaacccctgCCGGGCCCTGTGCTGTTGCTGTTGCCCATGCTGTGGCTCCAAATAA